A single Lactuca sativa cultivar Salinas chromosome 8, Lsat_Salinas_v11, whole genome shotgun sequence DNA region contains:
- the LOC111908355 gene encoding uncharacterized protein LOC111908355, translating to MVPISLPKTSGLRLLSYCNLSGIPLRPFLPTCSSPLHSASKANGNRLSTPNPPSLSLSISPLQTTSKSTTRIFCTSQTVSTTTTDDNKAKDEVVVDMMKIKDMANTLDIRVGKILKAWRHEEADSLYVEEVDIGEPEPRIICSGLVKYIPLEQLQDKNVVVLANLKPRNMRGVKSSGMLMAASDVSHENVELLEPPEGVTLGERIWFGGEDDKEKLPEAASPNQIAKKKIWEQVQPHLSTTASCVATLGGMHLMLTSSGSVVSKSLSNANIS from the coding sequence ATGGTGCCAATCAGCCTTCCAAAAACCAGTGGCTTACGTTTACTTTCTTACTGCAATCTCAGTGGCATTCCCCTTCGTCCATTTCTTCCCACATGTTCTTCACCATTACACTCTGCATCAAAAGCAAATGGAAATAGACTCTCAACACCAAACCCTCCTTCTCTTTCTCTTTCCATATCCCCATTACAAACCacatcaaaatcaactacaagaaTCTTCTGCACATCCCAAACTGTATCCACAACAACAACCGATGACAACAAAGCAAAAGATGAAGTTGTTGTTGATATGATGAAGATAAAAGACATGGCAAACACACTAGACATAAGGGTAGGGAAAATCTTGAAAGCATGGAGACACGAAGAGGCTGATTCACTATACGTTGAAGAAGTAGACATTGGAGAACCAGAGCCAAGGATAATCTGTAGTGGGCTTGTGAAATACATCCCACTTGAACAATTACAAGACAAGAATGTAGTAGTTCTTGCTAACTTAAAGCCAAGAAACATGCGGGGTGTGAAGTCATCTGGAATGTTAATGGCTGCCTCTGATGTGTCACATGAGAATGTTGAGTTGCTTGAGCCACCTGAAGGGGTAACCCTAGGAGAGAGGATATGGTTTGGGGGAGAAGATGATAAAGAAAAGCTACCTGAAGCTGCATCACCTAATCAGATTGCAAAAAAGAAGATATGGGAACAAGTGCAGCCTCATTTGTCTACAACTGCTTCTTGTGTTGCTACATTAGGAGGTATGCATCTCATGTTAACTTCTTCTGGTTCTGTGGTAAGTAAAAGTTTATCAAATGCAAATATATCGTAA